One part of the Sorangiineae bacterium MSr11954 genome encodes these proteins:
- a CDS encoding ABC transporter ATP-binding protein, protein MISVSHLVKHYGSHVAVDDVSFRVEKGQIVGFLGPNGAGKSTTLRILSGFLGMTSGKVEICGHDIENASLEARRSVGYMPEAVPLYPEMRVLEYLAFRAELKGVPRARRRAQVDDAMEKANVLEVATTLIGKLSKGYRQRVGMADALVANPPLLILDEPTAGLDPNQIRQVRELIAGLSKEHTVLLSTHILSEVEQSCDRVIVIAKGKLLAEGKTLDIRKMRRAAALDITVRGDVQAALRVLRGVPGVANVNEASKVKDASSKDEVATLHCTWTKKLPDTDIQGTIEAAVAALVGAGIRIREVKAVGSALEDVFAELTRDAAGTRDAAGTRDAANTRDENTRDAANARDTAPS, encoded by the coding sequence GTGATTTCCGTCTCCCACCTCGTCAAGCACTACGGCTCGCACGTCGCGGTCGACGATGTGTCGTTTCGCGTTGAAAAAGGGCAGATCGTCGGGTTTTTGGGGCCCAACGGCGCGGGGAAGAGCACCACCCTGCGCATTCTTTCGGGCTTTCTGGGCATGACGTCCGGCAAGGTCGAGATTTGCGGCCACGATATCGAGAACGCCTCGCTGGAGGCGCGCCGCTCGGTCGGCTACATGCCGGAGGCGGTCCCGCTCTACCCCGAGATGCGCGTGCTCGAGTACTTGGCCTTTCGCGCCGAGCTCAAAGGCGTGCCCCGCGCGCGCCGCCGCGCCCAAGTCGATGACGCCATGGAAAAAGCCAATGTCCTCGAGGTGGCCACCACCCTCATCGGCAAGCTCTCCAAAGGCTACCGCCAGCGGGTCGGAATGGCCGATGCGCTGGTGGCCAACCCGCCGCTCCTCATCTTGGACGAGCCCACCGCCGGCCTCGACCCCAATCAGATCCGTCAGGTGCGCGAGCTCATCGCGGGGCTCTCGAAGGAGCACACGGTGCTCCTGTCGACCCACATCTTGAGCGAAGTCGAGCAGAGCTGCGACCGCGTGATCGTCATCGCCAAGGGCAAGCTGCTCGCGGAGGGCAAGACCCTCGACATTCGAAAAATGCGTCGCGCGGCGGCGCTCGACATCACCGTGCGCGGCGACGTCCAAGCGGCGCTTCGGGTGCTTCGGGGCGTTCCCGGGGTCGCGAACGTGAACGAAGCCTCGAAGGTGAAGGACGCATCGTCGAAGGACGAAGTGGCGACCTTGCACTGCACGTGGACGAAGAAGCTCCCCGACACCGACATTCAAGGGACCATCGAGGCCGCCGTGGCCGCGCTCGTGGGCGCGGGCATTCGGATCCGCGAGGTGAAGGCGGTGGGCAGCGCGCTCGAGGACGTGTTCGCGGAGCTCACCCGCGACGCGGCGGGTACGCGCGACG